A part of Gemmatimonas groenlandica genomic DNA contains:
- a CDS encoding TraR/DksA family transcriptional regulator, giving the protein MAGSNAASKDAKKSKPMPKKQLQHFEKRLLEERKRVLKELGHHGEAFGPNGDADGDTSAYSFHMADQGTDAMEREKAFLFASQEGRFLFHIDQALRRLYKAPETFGKCHQCGEDIAFERLDALPHARYCFACKQREEDAKKG; this is encoded by the coding sequence ATGGCTGGATCCAACGCCGCGTCGAAGGACGCGAAGAAGTCGAAGCCGATGCCCAAGAAACAGCTCCAGCACTTCGAGAAGCGGTTGCTCGAAGAGCGGAAGCGTGTATTGAAGGAGCTAGGGCACCACGGGGAAGCGTTCGGACCGAACGGTGACGCCGACGGCGACACCAGCGCCTACTCCTTCCACATGGCCGATCAGGGCACCGACGCGATGGAACGCGAGAAAGCGTTCCTGTTCGCGTCGCAGGAAGGCCGGTTCCTCTTCCATATCGACCAGGCACTGCGCCGGCTGTACAAGGCGCCCGAGACCTTCGGCAAGTGCCACCAGTGTGGGGAAGACATCGCGTTCGAGCGACTCGACGCCTTGCCGCATGCGCGCTACTGCTTCGCGTGCAAGCAGCGTGAGGAAGACGCAAAAAAGGGCTGA
- a CDS encoding chemotaxis protein CheW: MLVVASDRDAFGIPVEQVREVIRSAALRRVPGSPPVLRGIVNVRGGIVTVLDLQALLSGERAVTAGSVVLLEYGSRLIGLAVHAVHDVRVLDAPLESQPESESALDRIVPLDAVALCARHLHSADERER, encoded by the coding sequence GTGCTGGTCGTCGCGTCCGATCGGGATGCATTTGGTATCCCGGTCGAGCAGGTCCGTGAGGTTATCCGGAGCGCCGCCCTGCGTCGGGTGCCCGGCAGTCCGCCGGTGCTCCGCGGCATCGTCAACGTGCGGGGCGGAATCGTCACCGTGCTGGACCTTCAGGCCCTCTTGTCGGGAGAGCGTGCCGTCACGGCGGGGTCGGTCGTCCTCCTTGAGTACGGATCGCGCCTCATCGGGCTCGCCGTGCATGCCGTGCACGATGTCCGTGTGCTGGACGCGCCGCTCGAGTCCCAACCCGAGTCCGAATCCGCGCTCGATCGCATCGTGCCGCTGGACGCCGTGGCGCTCTGCGCGCGGCACCTGCATTCAGCCGACGAGAGGGAACGGTGA
- a CDS encoding chemotaxis protein CheA — protein sequence MDAARYAALFLSESREHLTEVDDALLALERDRNTVDAVAAGAHIATVFRGVHTIKGMAAAMGYVAVEQLSHALESRCEPLRSGAEEWSGDVLALLFDGTDLLRAAVDAVPSGRTEPTSAMRAFVQRLGVVPVVAPVPTPLVAEAPTEALTEAAAPSGAFGTTRRVDVRLTADCPLKGVRAMIVLAKLSALGTVRGTEPPQERWQDDLFDGAFRLTLQSSATDDEISAAAQSAGDVARVSVKLATPTPVQGTARVSDAPRTVRLDARRLDTLLDLVGELVITRDRLLRAIEQSEHPDRAVVRAAADAARLVATLQDEVLQARMLPVAQVFDRFPRLVRDIARDLGKDVHFTMEGREIELDRSLLDAIGDPIMHLLRNALDHGFEDAETRRAAGKPASGELILRAARDRAAVVIQVQDDGRGIDRDVVLRRAHEQGLVDVKVSTLADDALLQLVAHPGFSTAKSVTSISGRGVGVDVVNTRVRALGGQIDLETITGEGTVFTMRLPLTLAIMRALLVQVGGDTYAIPAAHVMEVLEFNGASRRTGALTITVRDEIVPLVALQQRFEDDPLAPAAANPDGVRHVAIVEVAGRRTALLVDALLAQQDIVVKPLDTVRGARPWFSGATVLGDGSPALIVDVSSVA from the coding sequence ATGGACGCCGCCCGGTACGCCGCGCTCTTCCTGAGTGAATCGCGCGAGCATCTCACGGAAGTCGATGATGCCTTGCTCGCGCTCGAACGCGATCGCAACACGGTAGACGCCGTGGCCGCGGGCGCGCACATCGCGACCGTCTTTCGCGGTGTGCATACGATCAAGGGCATGGCCGCCGCGATGGGGTATGTCGCGGTCGAACAGTTGTCGCATGCGCTCGAAAGTCGCTGCGAGCCCCTGCGAAGTGGCGCGGAAGAGTGGAGTGGCGACGTGCTGGCGCTGCTCTTCGACGGCACCGATCTGCTGCGCGCTGCGGTCGACGCGGTGCCGAGCGGACGTACCGAGCCCACATCGGCCATGCGCGCGTTCGTGCAGCGACTCGGCGTCGTACCCGTCGTTGCTCCCGTTCCAACGCCGTTAGTCGCCGAGGCGCCAACCGAGGCGCTCACCGAGGCGGCCGCCCCGAGCGGCGCGTTCGGCACGACGCGTCGGGTCGATGTGCGCCTCACCGCCGATTGTCCGCTCAAGGGCGTGCGGGCCATGATCGTGCTGGCCAAGCTGTCCGCATTGGGCACCGTGCGCGGCACCGAGCCGCCGCAGGAGCGGTGGCAGGACGATCTGTTCGATGGCGCCTTCCGACTTACCCTGCAGTCGTCCGCGACCGACGACGAGATCAGCGCCGCGGCGCAGAGTGCCGGAGATGTGGCGCGGGTGTCGGTGAAGCTGGCCACGCCTACGCCAGTGCAGGGGACCGCGCGTGTGAGCGACGCACCGCGCACCGTACGCCTCGACGCGCGCCGACTCGATACGCTGCTCGACCTCGTCGGCGAACTCGTGATCACGCGTGACCGCCTGCTTCGCGCGATCGAGCAGTCGGAACATCCCGATCGCGCGGTCGTGCGCGCCGCCGCCGATGCCGCACGACTGGTGGCCACGCTGCAGGATGAGGTACTTCAGGCGCGCATGCTGCCGGTGGCGCAGGTGTTCGATCGCTTCCCGCGTCTGGTGCGCGACATCGCGCGCGATCTCGGCAAGGACGTGCACTTCACGATGGAAGGACGGGAAATCGAACTCGATCGGTCGCTGCTCGATGCGATCGGCGACCCTATCATGCACCTATTGCGCAACGCGCTCGATCACGGGTTTGAGGACGCCGAAACCCGTCGCGCGGCGGGCAAGCCGGCCAGCGGCGAGTTGATTCTGCGCGCGGCGCGCGATCGCGCGGCCGTGGTGATCCAGGTGCAGGATGACGGGCGCGGGATCGATCGCGACGTGGTGCTGCGGCGCGCGCACGAGCAGGGTTTGGTGGACGTGAAGGTCTCCACGCTGGCCGATGATGCGCTCCTGCAGTTGGTGGCGCATCCAGGCTTTTCGACGGCGAAGTCGGTGACCTCGATCTCTGGACGCGGTGTGGGTGTCGACGTCGTGAACACCCGCGTGCGCGCCCTCGGCGGCCAGATCGATCTCGAAACGATCACCGGTGAAGGGACCGTGTTCACGATGCGTCTGCCCCTCACGCTGGCCATCATGCGGGCGCTGCTGGTGCAGGTCGGCGGTGACACCTATGCCATCCCGGCCGCGCACGTCATGGAAGTGCTGGAATTCAACGGCGCCTCCCGTCGCACGGGCGCGCTCACCATCACCGTGCGGGACGAGATCGTGCCGCTGGTGGCGCTCCAGCAGCGCTTCGAGGACGACCCGCTCGCACCGGCGGCCGCCAATCCGGACGGCGTGCGTCATGTGGCGATTGTCGAGGTGGCAGGACGGAGAACGGCGCTGTTGGTGGACGCCTTGCTGGCCCAGCAGGACATCGTGGTGAAGCCGCTGGATACCGTCCGCGGGGCGAGACCGTGGTTCAGCGGCGCTACGGTGCTCGGTGACGGGAGCCCTGCGCTCATCGTCGATGTGAGTAGTGTGGCATGA
- a CDS encoding chemotaxis protein CheC, whose protein sequence is MSAIRSLKTIQLDALRETANIGAGHAATALSQMTGSTIMIKVPNITVASMEELPSQFTPEEEPVAAVLMHMLGDLSGRTMLVFPKPTVMRLAELMLRRPVGSSTAFSELETSAIKEAGNILSGAYMNALSDFLGMLLLPSPPSLVIDMSTAVLTSAIGEFAPDPDAILCVESEFQLMEMQQTLRGFFLLLPDPASLQVMLRALRLA, encoded by the coding sequence ATGTCGGCGATCCGGTCTCTCAAGACCATCCAGCTGGATGCACTGCGTGAAACGGCCAACATCGGCGCGGGTCACGCCGCGACGGCGTTGTCGCAGATGACCGGCAGCACGATCATGATCAAGGTGCCGAACATCACGGTCGCGAGCATGGAGGAGCTCCCGTCGCAGTTCACGCCGGAGGAAGAACCGGTGGCGGCGGTGCTCATGCACATGCTCGGCGATCTCAGCGGCCGCACGATGCTGGTCTTCCCGAAGCCGACGGTGATGCGACTGGCCGAGCTGATGCTGCGACGGCCGGTCGGCTCGTCGACCGCGTTCAGTGAACTCGAGACGTCGGCGATCAAGGAAGCGGGAAATATCCTGAGCGGCGCGTACATGAACGCACTCAGTGATTTTCTGGGGATGCTCCTGTTGCCGTCGCCGCCGAGTCTGGTGATCGACATGTCGACGGCCGTGCTGACCAGTGCGATCGGTGAGTTCGCCCCCGATCCCGATGCGATCCTCTGCGTCGAAAGCGAGTTCCAGCTCATGGAGATGCAGCAGACCCTTCGTGGATTCTTCCTGCTGCTCCCCGATCCCGCCTCGTTGCAGGTGATGCTCCGCGCGCTGCGGCTCGCCTGA
- a CDS encoding response regulator has protein sequence MSRTVLICDDAIFMRTMVGDILTQAGFEIIGEAETGVQAVERYQQLRPDLVTMDIVMPDMGGIDAVREITKLDPAARILMCSAMGQQALVVEAIQAGAKDFVVKPFQPSRVLEAVNRVLAA, from the coding sequence GTGAGCCGAACGGTACTCATTTGCGACGACGCGATCTTCATGCGCACCATGGTGGGGGATATCCTCACGCAGGCGGGCTTCGAGATCATCGGAGAAGCGGAAACAGGTGTCCAGGCGGTGGAGCGCTATCAGCAGCTCCGACCGGACCTCGTCACGATGGACATCGTCATGCCTGACATGGGCGGCATCGATGCGGTGCGCGAGATCACGAAGCTCGATCCCGCCGCCCGCATTCTGATGTGCAGTGCGATGGGCCAGCAGGCGCTCGTGGTGGAGGCCATTCAGGCCGGGGCGAAGGACTTCGTGGTGAAGCCGTTCCAGCCCAGCCGCGTGCTCGAAGCCGTGAATCGCGTCCTCGCCGCGTAA
- a CDS encoding RluA family pseudouridine synthase translates to MSALPGAPSGVVHDFDVTDDSGDVGERLDLLVSRRCELSRTQSATLIANGQVTVNGKAEKASYRSLAGDRLHVVIPPPPGRDIMPENIPLDIVYEDEYLLVVDKAAGMVVHPAPGNWTGTLVNALIGRGEPLADGGSEERAGLVHRLDKDTSGLLIVAKTDAAHRSLSAALAARKVTRRYVALCWGHLSTDNITVEKPIGRDPRDRTKMTIVPDGRMSRTDFVRLGRFDSADLLRAHLHSGRTHQIRVHLSSIGHPVVGDDTYGGGGGRRLVELPGKRHFLHAAWLRFRHPVTGAPVDLRSPLPADLRQSLSVVSLMPELATHQDPLDVFGFYKTDEVLPGHKPDDHDDALD, encoded by the coding sequence GTGAGCGCGCTTCCAGGCGCCCCCTCTGGCGTCGTGCACGATTTTGACGTCACCGACGACAGTGGCGACGTGGGCGAGCGGCTCGATCTGCTCGTGTCACGCCGCTGCGAGCTGTCGCGGACCCAGTCCGCGACGCTGATCGCCAATGGACAAGTGACGGTGAACGGCAAGGCCGAGAAGGCGTCGTATCGCAGTCTGGCCGGGGATCGGCTGCACGTCGTCATTCCGCCGCCGCCTGGTCGCGACATCATGCCGGAGAACATTCCACTCGACATCGTCTACGAGGACGAATATCTGCTCGTGGTCGACAAGGCCGCCGGCATGGTGGTGCACCCGGCGCCGGGCAACTGGACGGGCACGTTGGTGAACGCCCTGATCGGTCGAGGTGAGCCGCTGGCCGACGGTGGCAGCGAGGAGCGCGCCGGTCTCGTGCACCGTCTCGACAAGGACACGTCGGGGCTGCTGATCGTGGCCAAGACCGACGCGGCCCATCGCTCGCTCAGCGCCGCGCTGGCCGCCCGCAAGGTGACACGCCGGTACGTCGCGCTCTGCTGGGGGCACTTGTCCACCGACAACATCACGGTGGAAAAGCCCATCGGCCGCGACCCGCGAGACCGAACCAAGATGACGATCGTCCCTGATGGTCGCATGTCGCGAACGGATTTCGTGCGCCTCGGCCGCTTCGACTCGGCGGACCTCTTGCGGGCCCACCTGCACAGCGGGCGGACGCATCAGATTCGTGTGCACCTGTCGTCGATCGGCCATCCGGTGGTGGGCGACGACACGTACGGCGGCGGCGGCGGTCGGCGGCTGGTCGAGTTGCCGGGCAAGCGGCATTTCCTGCACGCGGCGTGGCTGCGCTTCCGTCATCCGGTGACCGGCGCTCCGGTCGATCTGCGTTCGCCGCTCCCGGCGGACCTGCGGCAGTCGCTGTCGGTGGTCAGCCTCATGCCGGAACTCGCTACGCACCAGGATCCGCTCGATGTCTTCGGGTTCTACAAAACCGACGAAGTCCTCCCCGGACACAAGCCGGACGATCACGACGACGCCCTCGACTAG
- the lspA gene encoding signal peptidase II, translating to MRKTQKRADVKALVAIPVLLVVLVLDLITKAVAVATLAPAGGSNPVFGNWFRFALVYNPGAAFGLHLGDYSRWIFMALTLGALVILWRLYQQTAQEDLRKALAVSLVAAGALGNVIDRIRSDLGVVDFIDIGFGAHRWPTFNVADMAVSGGAFLLALVLWGEEKRETAAAAAATESADLSR from the coding sequence GTGAGGAAGACGCAAAAAAGGGCTGATGTGAAGGCACTCGTCGCTATTCCTGTTCTGCTCGTTGTCCTCGTCCTCGACCTGATCACCAAGGCCGTGGCGGTCGCGACGCTCGCGCCCGCCGGCGGGTCCAATCCGGTCTTCGGGAACTGGTTCCGCTTCGCGCTCGTGTACAACCCCGGCGCGGCCTTCGGGCTGCACCTGGGCGACTACTCGCGCTGGATCTTCATGGCGCTCACGCTTGGCGCCCTCGTGATCCTGTGGCGGCTGTATCAGCAGACGGCGCAGGAGGACCTGCGCAAGGCGCTCGCCGTTTCGCTCGTGGCGGCGGGTGCGCTCGGCAATGTGATCGACCGGATCCGATCGGATTTGGGCGTCGTCGACTTCATCGATATCGGGTTCGGGGCACATCGCTGGCCGACCTTCAACGTGGCTGACATGGCCGTCAGCGGCGGCGCGTTCCTTTTAGCGCTGGTGTTGTGGGGCGAAGAGAAGCGCGAAACGGCGGCGGCTGCTGCCGCCACAGAATCGGCTGATCTCTCGCGATGA
- a CDS encoding purine-nucleoside phosphorylase — protein MHARERIEACAQAVRARFPRAIDVAIILGTGLGGLAEQIDVEQTIEYKDLPNFPLSTVESHKGRLLCGTLGGKTVVAMQGRFHRYEGYSLQQVTFPVRVLRALGAETLIVSNACGGMHPLWAAGDLMLIADHINLLGDNPLIGPNDDTLGARFPDMSEPYDPALRALAREVASQNGITLREGVYVAVQGPNLETRSEYRFLRGIGADVVGMSTVPEVIVALHGGMRVLGLSIITDKCLPDALEPASLAQIVGVARSAEPKLAAVVKGVIARL, from the coding sequence CTGCACGCCCGTGAACGTATCGAAGCGTGCGCACAAGCCGTGCGCGCGCGCTTCCCGCGCGCGATCGACGTGGCCATCATCCTCGGCACCGGCCTTGGCGGCCTTGCCGAACAGATCGATGTCGAGCAGACGATCGAGTACAAGGATCTGCCCAACTTTCCGCTCTCCACCGTGGAGTCGCACAAGGGCCGCTTGCTCTGCGGCACCCTGGGCGGCAAGACGGTGGTGGCGATGCAGGGTCGCTTTCACCGCTACGAAGGCTATTCGCTGCAGCAGGTCACGTTCCCGGTGCGCGTGCTTCGCGCGCTGGGCGCCGAGACACTGATCGTGAGCAACGCCTGCGGCGGCATGCACCCGTTGTGGGCGGCAGGCGATCTGATGCTGATCGCCGATCATATCAATTTGCTGGGCGACAATCCGCTCATCGGACCGAACGACGACACGCTGGGCGCGCGCTTTCCCGACATGTCGGAGCCGTATGATCCTGCACTCCGCGCACTCGCGCGCGAGGTCGCGTCGCAGAACGGCATCACGTTGCGCGAAGGCGTGTACGTGGCCGTGCAGGGGCCCAATCTGGAAACGCGCTCCGAGTATCGATTCCTGCGCGGCATCGGTGCTGATGTCGTTGGCATGAGCACCGTGCCGGAAGTGATCGTGGCGCTGCACGGCGGCATGCGTGTGCTGGGTCTCTCCATCATTACGGATAAGTGCCTGCCTGATGCGCTCGAGCCGGCGAGTCTCGCGCAGATCGTCGGCGTGGCCCGTTCCGCCGAACCCAAGCTTGCTGCCGTCGTGAAGGGCGTGATCGCGCGATTGTAG
- the lspA gene encoding signal peptidase II, which yields MTNPTRSATASAVVNDVPAASATPRFWMLVLFITAADAISKALAVEYLAPRHIPHRIIGDVVRFTLAYNPGAAFGMHLGPASRWIFAALSVVIVVVLIRATADLTRISRLAAFGVPVVVGGAIGNLLDRIRLRDGVVDFIDIGFGDVRFWTFNVADTAVTIGAGCLVIALWQLDKAQQQTAAS from the coding sequence ATGACCAACCCGACCCGTAGTGCCACCGCGTCGGCCGTCGTCAACGACGTGCCGGCCGCCTCGGCCACGCCGCGCTTCTGGATGCTCGTCCTGTTCATCACGGCCGCCGACGCCATCTCGAAGGCGCTGGCCGTGGAGTACCTCGCGCCGCGCCATATTCCACATCGGATCATCGGCGACGTGGTGCGTTTCACGCTCGCGTACAATCCGGGGGCGGCCTTCGGCATGCACCTCGGTCCTGCGTCACGCTGGATTTTTGCGGCGCTCAGCGTCGTGATTGTCGTGGTGCTGATTCGCGCCACGGCCGACCTCACCCGGATCTCACGGCTCGCCGCCTTCGGCGTGCCCGTCGTGGTCGGGGGAGCGATCGGCAACCTGCTCGATCGTATTCGGCTGCGAGACGGCGTTGTGGATTTCATCGACATCGGCTTCGGCGACGTCCGCTTCTGGACGTTCAACGTAGCCGACACTGCCGTTACTATCGGAGCAGGTTGTCTCGTGATCGCATTGTGGCAGTTGGACAAGGCACAGCAGCAAACGGCGGCGTCGTGA
- the ileS gene encoding isoleucine--tRNA ligase, producing MTAPQDTATYPLLPDSGADAFEQELLARWDAEQLFEQAQAARAGAKPFVFYEGPPTANGRPGIHHVFSRTIKDLFCRHRAMQGYFVPRKAGWDTHGLPVEIEVEKELQREEAARQGVDPSEIAKLGGKQLIEQTGVAEFNRRCRESVFKYRGDWEKLSQRTAYWLDYNDPYVTYSHNFVESVWWALRTLHEKSLLVRGHKILPYCARCGTALSSHEVAQGYDDVDDPSVYVALDLLDEHGNAPAQRRRILVWTTTPWTLVSNTALAVNPTLTYVELRKKTGAEWTIILAEARVPGVLGADWADRWEVTGQMTGADLSGKRYRRPLDWVPYPDEGRHEVIVTEDFVSAEDGSGVVHMAPAFGADDYAAGQRHGLAFLQPVTARGEFTDDVPEVGGVFVKKADARIIEVLRERDVLWKATTFTHSYPHCWRCGTPLLYYARGSWFVRTTAVRESLMARNAAVDWHPSEVGTGRFGEWLANNVDWAISRDRYWGTPLPVWVNDEDATEIDVIGSYADLAARIGRPLPEDFDPHKPHIDQYTWPAPSGKGTMRRVPEVIDTWFDSGSMPFAQWHYPFENRDTVAAQFPADFICEGVDQTRGWFYSLIAIATGLGDALPNNTDRTAAPYRHVVVNDLVLDAQGQKMSKSKGNTVDPWEVLARHGADAVRLFLVGTSQVWVPRRFDENAIRETAGRFLLTFRNVYNGIFAQYANFGWAPSANDPAVADRPVLDRWILSRLTRVEAEVNAHLDNYDATLAARRVMQFMDDDVSKWYVRQSRARFYEVESADNRAAFATLHEVLAVTCRLLAPFAPFMTDAVHRALTGTSVHLASYTRTHPTPVDETLEAAMDDIRTLAGLARAARDVADINVRQPLPSVQCVVPGNPGPASALGALLASEINVKLVEFVSSTDALVSLEVKGNFRTLGKKFGKETPLVAAAVPDMPVELIRQLASGESVTIEVEGVPRLIAPDDVAIIRRASGAAVVQENGGYGVALDPTITPELRAEGLAREVISKVQRLRKEAQLDVSDRIAVAIAGDEELEGAVATHRGRIADEVLAVRLLLGTEAGSPFHADGNGSTWTATQVVDVDGRSIRLALTKEGS from the coding sequence ATGACCGCACCGCAGGACACCGCTACGTATCCGCTCCTCCCCGACTCGGGCGCCGACGCCTTCGAGCAGGAACTGCTCGCGCGCTGGGATGCCGAACAGCTGTTCGAGCAGGCGCAGGCCGCGCGCGCCGGGGCCAAGCCGTTCGTGTTTTACGAAGGGCCGCCCACGGCCAACGGACGCCCGGGCATTCACCACGTATTCTCACGCACGATCAAGGACCTCTTCTGCCGCCATCGCGCGATGCAAGGGTACTTCGTGCCGCGGAAGGCCGGGTGGGATACGCACGGCCTGCCGGTAGAAATCGAAGTCGAGAAAGAATTGCAGCGTGAGGAAGCGGCGCGGCAGGGCGTCGATCCCTCGGAAATCGCCAAGCTTGGCGGCAAGCAGCTGATCGAGCAGACCGGCGTGGCGGAGTTCAACCGTCGCTGTCGCGAGAGTGTGTTCAAGTACCGCGGCGACTGGGAGAAGCTGTCGCAGCGCACCGCCTACTGGCTCGACTATAACGACCCGTACGTGACCTACTCGCACAATTTCGTGGAGTCGGTGTGGTGGGCGTTGCGTACGCTGCATGAGAAGTCGTTGCTGGTGCGCGGTCACAAGATCCTGCCGTACTGCGCGCGCTGTGGTACCGCGCTGTCCAGTCACGAGGTGGCGCAGGGCTACGACGACGTGGACGATCCGAGCGTATACGTGGCGCTCGATCTGCTCGATGAGCATGGCAACGCACCGGCGCAGCGCCGCCGCATTCTGGTATGGACCACAACGCCGTGGACGTTGGTGTCCAATACCGCCCTCGCGGTGAATCCCACGCTTACGTACGTCGAGCTGCGTAAGAAGACCGGCGCCGAGTGGACGATCATCCTGGCCGAAGCGCGCGTACCGGGTGTGCTCGGTGCCGACTGGGCCGATCGCTGGGAGGTGACCGGACAGATGACCGGTGCCGACCTGTCTGGCAAGCGCTATCGCCGACCGCTCGACTGGGTGCCGTATCCCGACGAGGGGCGTCACGAAGTCATCGTGACGGAAGATTTCGTGAGCGCAGAAGACGGCAGCGGCGTGGTGCACATGGCGCCCGCTTTCGGTGCCGACGACTATGCGGCTGGGCAGCGTCATGGACTCGCCTTCCTGCAGCCGGTGACGGCGCGCGGCGAGTTCACCGACGACGTGCCGGAAGTGGGCGGCGTGTTCGTCAAGAAGGCCGATGCGCGCATCATCGAGGTCCTGCGCGAGCGCGATGTGCTGTGGAAGGCCACCACGTTCACGCACTCGTATCCGCACTGCTGGCGCTGCGGGACGCCGCTGCTGTACTACGCGCGCGGCTCGTGGTTCGTCCGCACGACCGCGGTGCGTGAGAGCCTGATGGCGCGCAACGCGGCCGTGGATTGGCATCCGAGCGAAGTGGGGACAGGTCGCTTCGGTGAGTGGCTGGCCAACAACGTGGATTGGGCGATCTCGCGCGACCGCTATTGGGGCACGCCGCTCCCGGTGTGGGTGAACGACGAGGATGCCACCGAGATCGACGTGATCGGCAGCTACGCCGATCTGGCCGCGCGCATCGGTCGGCCGCTGCCCGAGGATTTCGATCCGCACAAGCCGCACATCGACCAATACACGTGGCCGGCCCCGTCGGGGAAAGGCACCATGCGTCGCGTGCCGGAAGTGATCGATACGTGGTTCGATTCGGGTTCGATGCCGTTCGCGCAATGGCACTACCCGTTCGAGAACCGCGACACGGTCGCGGCGCAGTTCCCGGCCGACTTCATCTGCGAAGGCGTCGATCAGACGCGCGGTTGGTTCTACTCGCTCATCGCGATCGCGACCGGGCTGGGCGACGCGCTGCCGAACAACACCGATCGCACCGCGGCACCGTATCGGCATGTGGTCGTGAACGACCTCGTGCTCGACGCGCAGGGACAGAAGATGTCCAAAAGCAAGGGCAACACCGTCGACCCGTGGGAGGTGCTGGCGCGCCATGGCGCCGATGCCGTGCGCCTGTTCCTGGTCGGGACCAGCCAGGTGTGGGTGCCGCGTCGCTTCGACGAGAACGCGATTCGCGAAACGGCGGGACGCTTCCTGCTCACGTTCCGCAACGTGTACAACGGCATTTTCGCCCAGTACGCCAACTTCGGGTGGGCGCCGAGTGCGAACGATCCGGCCGTGGCCGACCGCCCGGTGCTGGATCGATGGATTCTGTCGCGGCTCACGCGGGTGGAAGCCGAGGTCAACGCACACCTCGACAATTACGACGCCACGTTGGCCGCCCGTCGCGTGATGCAGTTCATGGACGACGACGTGTCGAAGTGGTACGTCCGCCAGTCGCGCGCCCGCTTCTATGAAGTGGAAAGCGCCGATAATCGGGCGGCGTTCGCCACGCTGCACGAAGTGCTGGCCGTCACCTGCCGGTTGCTGGCGCCGTTCGCGCCGTTCATGACCGATGCGGTGCATCGGGCCCTCACCGGAACCTCGGTGCACCTCGCGTCGTATACGCGGACACATCCGACGCCGGTGGACGAGACGCTCGAGGCCGCGATGGACGACATCCGGACACTGGCGGGGCTAGCCCGGGCCGCGCGCGATGTGGCCGATATCAACGTGCGCCAGCCGCTCCCGTCGGTGCAGTGCGTGGTGCCGGGTAATCCCGGACCGGCGTCGGCTTTGGGGGCCCTCCTGGCGTCCGAGATCAACGTGAAGCTGGTGGAGTTCGTGAGCTCGACCGACGCGCTCGTCTCGCTCGAGGTGAAGGGCAACTTCCGTACGCTGGGCAAGAAGTTCGGGAAGGAAACCCCGTTGGTCGCTGCCGCTGTACCCGACATGCCAGTCGAGCTCATCCGTCAACTGGCAAGTGGCGAATCGGTCACGATCGAGGTGGAAGGGGTTCCGCGCTTGATTGCCCCCGACGACGTCGCCATCATCCGTCGCGCCTCGGGTGCCGCCGTCGTTCAGGAAAACGGCGGATACGGCGTGGCGCTCGACCCGACCATCACGCCAGAACTGCGGGCTGAAGGTCTGGCACGCGAAGTGATCAGCAAGGTGCAGCGCCTCCGGAAGGAAGCGCAGCTGGACGTCAGTGACCGCATCGCGGTGGCAATCGCCGGCGATGAGGAGTTGGAGGGCGCTGTGGCCACGCACCGTGGCCGGATCGCCGACGAGGTTCTTGCCGTGCGATTGCTGCTCGGCACGGAGGCAGGCTCGCCGTTCCATGCAGATGGCAACGGTTCCACGTGGACCGCGACGCAGGTGGTGGACGTCGATGGACGTTCGATCCGCCTCGCGCTCACCAAGGAAGGGTCGTAA
- a CDS encoding DivIVA domain-containing protein: protein MADDGYQGFHLTALDARRFDFGNALRGYDRARVDQFREQVAEELERLSRANQELDQKARNFHEQLKSFRDRDKALNEALVSAQQLRGEIKEQAEREAQLIVREAQAEADKLLQGVRDELRRAEDEVQALWRTRRSYLAQLRHHLERQLTELNAAESEPIPEFTTPRTMSAVRAEPAVVQEIRELPPRPAAPTPSWLDVVEDDS, encoded by the coding sequence ATGGCGGACGACGGCTACCAAGGCTTCCATCTCACCGCGCTTGACGCGCGGCGCTTCGATTTCGGCAACGCACTGCGTGGCTATGACCGCGCACGCGTGGACCAGTTCCGCGAGCAAGTCGCCGAGGAACTGGAGCGCCTGTCGCGCGCCAATCAGGAGCTCGATCAGAAGGCGCGCAACTTCCACGAGCAGCTGAAGTCGTTTCGCGATCGCGACAAGGCGCTCAACGAAGCGCTCGTCAGTGCGCAGCAGTTGCGTGGCGAAATCAAGGAGCAGGCCGAGCGCGAGGCCCAGCTCATCGTGCGTGAAGCGCAGGCCGAGGCCGACAAGCTGCTGCAAGGGGTGCGCGATGAACTGCGTCGGGCTGAAGATGAAGTGCAGGCGCTCTGGCGTACGCGTCGCAGTTACCTCGCGCAGCTGCGGCACCATCTGGAACGACAGCTTACCGAGTTGAACGCGGCGGAATCCGAACCGATCCCCGAGTTCACCACGCCGCGCACGATGTCGGCGGTGCGCGCCGAGCCGGCGGTGGTACAGGAGATCCGCGAGTTGCCTCCACGCCCCGCGGCCCCGACGCCGTCCTGGCTCGATGTCGTCGAGGATGACTCATGA